From a region of the Victivallis lenta genome:
- a CDS encoding phospholipase D family protein has translation MTEFVADRQIYEKVIRVPVPLAQERLWIATADIKDMYVEKQGRGAASMVPFLQILSELLRRNVEIRLIHAKEPGPAFRKDFDKYPRLWEGLERVLCPRVHFKCIIIDGRLAYFGSANLTGAGMGAKGRTRRNFENGILTDDPALLVPLETQFDDVWRGAHCDQCGRREFCTDCPLI, from the coding sequence GTGACAGAGTTTGTTGCGGACAGGCAGATTTATGAGAAGGTCATCCGCGTGCCGGTGCCGCTGGCGCAGGAGCGGCTCTGGATCGCCACGGCCGATATCAAGGACATGTATGTCGAAAAGCAGGGCAGGGGCGCCGCGTCGATGGTGCCGTTTCTGCAGATTCTGTCGGAGCTGCTGCGGAGAAATGTCGAGATCCGGCTGATTCACGCGAAGGAGCCCGGCCCGGCATTCCGGAAGGATTTCGATAAATACCCGCGTTTGTGGGAGGGGCTTGAGCGGGTGCTTTGCCCGCGCGTCCATTTCAAATGCATCATCATCGACGGAAGACTCGCCTATTTCGGCAGCGCGAACCTGACCGGCGCCGGGATGGGGGCCAAAGGCCGGACGCGCCGGAATTTCGAGAACGGCATCCTGACCGACGATCCGGCGTTGCTGGTTCCGCTTGAAACGCAGTTCGACGACGTCTGGCGCGGCGCCCATTGCGATCAATGCGGCCGCCGCGAATTCTGCACCGACTGCCCATTGATCTGA
- a CDS encoding TIM barrel protein codes for MKIALLADLHLPDSERTVKEEVLDWALSAAVRLGADRIVGAGDLTATGTVRAAGRLRRRLESTGIPFLLTPGNAELRTPVERARVRDILRTPVEDDGLLLLDTSRGRLSEEARVLLGRPVPAGVLAVTHCPPDAWPEEDRRLLERAFSSGRVARLAAGHRHIDGSFERIELVRGLDPDKARGGAPALVMFDGAAREDVVFDAADPRVWPEAERSAFFARLGCSGMKDPVGVLGRGTAAGMPVFELRYAGAESLSDPALSAALGRWRAGGGGCLSLHLPDLALRDGEIRGVPELRRAAKQAVDLGCSRVTWHVPRIAAAEFPGAAEALQRAAEPVARMLLDAGIEIGIENLHLTPGEAPETRNFGYVPEECREWIELLRWKLDCCSRIGFHFDLGHARNNGELAGRHTISDWYAELGDEINGFHLHQVVQDGDGTLHNHMPLTEPFGTLISLASLFLAWRRGRVNPSPMFLEIREGDPVDSLRSLRRSLGAQ; via the coding sequence ATGAAAATCGCACTGCTGGCCGACCTGCATCTGCCGGATTCGGAGCGTACCGTCAAAGAGGAGGTGCTCGACTGGGCTCTTTCGGCCGCGGTCCGGCTGGGCGCCGACCGCATCGTCGGCGCCGGAGACCTGACCGCCACAGGAACGGTTCGCGCCGCCGGACGGCTGCGCCGCCGCCTTGAAAGCACCGGCATCCCGTTCCTGCTGACGCCCGGCAACGCCGAACTTCGGACTCCGGTCGAACGGGCGAGGGTCCGGGACATTCTGCGGACTCCGGTCGAGGATGACGGGCTCCTGCTGCTCGACACCTCCCGGGGGCGGCTGTCGGAGGAGGCGCGCGTACTGCTGGGGCGTCCGGTTCCGGCGGGCGTACTCGCCGTGACCCACTGTCCTCCCGATGCGTGGCCGGAGGAGGACCGGCGGCTGCTGGAACGGGCGTTTTCGTCCGGCCGGGTCGCCCGGCTTGCCGCCGGACATCGGCACATCGACGGCAGCTTCGAGCGGATCGAACTCGTTCGCGGGCTTGACCCCGACAAAGCGCGGGGCGGCGCGCCGGCGCTTGTGATGTTCGACGGCGCGGCGCGCGAGGACGTCGTATTCGATGCCGCCGATCCGCGCGTCTGGCCGGAGGCGGAGCGCAGCGCATTTTTCGCAAGGCTCGGCTGTTCCGGCATGAAGGACCCTGTCGGCGTTCTCGGTCGCGGAACGGCTGCCGGAATGCCGGTGTTCGAGCTGCGTTACGCCGGCGCGGAATCGCTGTCGGACCCGGCGCTGAGCGCCGCGCTCGGCCGATGGCGCGCCGGCGGCGGCGGTTGCCTTTCGCTCCATCTTCCGGACCTCGCGCTCCGGGACGGAGAGATTCGCGGAGTGCCGGAACTGCGGCGGGCCGCGAAGCAGGCCGTCGATCTCGGCTGTTCGCGGGTCACCTGGCATGTGCCGCGCATTGCCGCCGCGGAATTCCCCGGGGCGGCGGAGGCTCTGCAGAGGGCGGCGGAGCCGGTCGCGCGCATGCTGCTCGACGCCGGGATCGAAATCGGCATTGAAAATCTGCACCTGACTCCGGGCGAAGCGCCGGAGACGCGCAATTTCGGTTATGTGCCGGAGGAGTGCCGCGAGTGGATCGAGCTTCTGCGCTGGAAGCTCGACTGCTGTTCGCGGATCGGTTTTCACTTCGATCTCGGCCATGCCCGCAACAACGGGGAGCTGGCGGGCCGCCACACGATCAGCGACTGGTATGCGGAGCTCGGCGATGAGATCAACGGCTTCCATCTGCATCAGGTCGTGCAGGACGGGGACGGGACTCTGCATAACCATATGCCGTTGACGGAGCCGTTCGGCACGCTGATTTCGCTCGCTTCTCTGTTTCTGGCCTGGCGGCGCGGCCGGGTCAACCCGTCGCCGATGTTTCTGGAAATCCGCGAGGGTGACCCCGTCGACTCGCTGCGGAGCCTGCGGCGGAGCCTCGGCGCTCAGTAA
- a CDS encoding right-handed parallel beta-helix repeat-containing protein — MKMLFCLLFSAVLSGVLPAAAAELPEIVYVSPGGSGSRTGADPENACASIAAAWELAAPGGTVFVAPGVYADQSLVITAGNGGREGKVKKLIGRKGADGYPRFTANWEKQEPSKGRDFIQLRKGASHIEIDGFLVTDYREGVMGFGDNSSLVIRNCDFTRIRDGIYLNGGTGIRIENCTMTGFSKRGVRLQGGITQAVVRSVISDAGGREFATEKFQMCFGTGGVKGTIDSDIRFEDCVARNAYDDAGDKYWNADGFCAEANTRSITWVNCRAFDCTDGGWDIKTRNAVLINCIALRNKRNFRIWGDAELRNCLGGYAEKRGGSGTEAGLHVCGGGRAAAVGCTFIGNAIAVDADQKGEARLAACLIAPTTTAAAAFTAETEAKVAGLDTCRLLTPEETAEALPQASAGRDGIGTAFDAPPGEKAGYRNRGTE, encoded by the coding sequence ATGAAAATGCTGTTCTGTCTTCTGTTCTCCGCCGTACTGTCCGGCGTTCTGCCGGCCGCTGCCGCCGAACTGCCGGAAATCGTTTATGTCAGCCCGGGAGGCTCCGGCTCCCGGACCGGCGCCGATCCCGAAAACGCCTGCGCCTCCATCGCCGCGGCATGGGAGCTGGCCGCGCCGGGCGGAACGGTTTTCGTAGCCCCCGGCGTCTATGCCGATCAGAGTTTGGTCATCACCGCCGGCAACGGCGGACGCGAGGGAAAGGTCAAAAAACTGATCGGCCGGAAAGGCGCAGACGGCTATCCGCGCTTCACGGCAAACTGGGAAAAGCAGGAGCCGTCCAAAGGACGCGACTTCATTCAGCTTCGCAAAGGAGCCTCCCACATCGAAATCGACGGATTCCTGGTCACGGATTACCGGGAAGGCGTCATGGGGTTCGGCGACAACAGCAGTCTCGTGATCCGCAACTGCGACTTCACCCGCATCCGGGACGGCATTTACCTGAACGGAGGAACCGGAATCCGGATCGAAAACTGCACCATGACGGGCTTCTCCAAGCGCGGCGTGCGGCTGCAGGGCGGAATCACGCAGGCCGTTGTCCGCAGCGTCATCTCCGACGCCGGCGGCAGAGAGTTCGCCACGGAAAAATTCCAGATGTGTTTCGGCACGGGCGGCGTCAAAGGGACGATCGACTCGGATATCCGGTTTGAAGACTGCGTCGCCCGCAACGCCTATGACGATGCCGGAGACAAATACTGGAATGCGGACGGCTTCTGCGCCGAGGCGAACACCCGCAGCATCACCTGGGTCAACTGCCGCGCCTTCGACTGCACCGACGGCGGCTGGGACATCAAAACCCGCAACGCCGTACTGATAAACTGCATCGCCCTGCGCAACAAGCGCAATTTCCGCATCTGGGGCGATGCGGAACTCCGCAACTGCCTCGGCGGCTATGCGGAAAAGCGCGGCGGAAGCGGAACCGAAGCCGGACTTCACGTCTGCGGCGGCGGCAGGGCGGCGGCCGTCGGCTGCACATTCATCGGCAACGCGATCGCCGTGGATGCCGACCAGAAGGGCGAAGCCCGGCTTGCCGCATGTCTCATCGCTCCGACCACGACGGCGGCCGCGGCATTCACCGCCGAAACGGAGGCGAAAGTGGCCGGACTCGACACCTGCCGGCTCCTGACGCCCGAGGAGACCGCCGAAGCCCTGCCGCAGGCATCCGCCGGCCGGGACGGAATCGGCACCGCATTCGACGCGCCGCCCGGAGAAAAAGCGGGCTACCGGAACCGCGGCACGGAATGA
- a CDS encoding DUF1559 domain-containing protein produces the protein MKAEKFTLIELLVVIAIIAILAAMLLPALSQARERGRSANCIGNLKQQATALRSYAADNREILPPFDGGGVADIAWRYVKWQDFIYPYMGYGGPVRQQISLNEDHSQPLPQFACPAQADDLMYHYGLNYYLGQAENGSGKCSGHILKVKFASMRMLIMDRDDAMSNSSYRKKTYVHENMAWESGMPVPLLRHPRGSRNAAFLDGHVGNIDYYAMPSNRETSFWGANAAAKGYAF, from the coding sequence ATGAAAGCGGAAAAATTCACCCTGATCGAACTGCTGGTAGTTATTGCGATCATCGCGATTCTCGCTGCCATGCTGCTCCCGGCCCTCTCGCAGGCGCGGGAACGCGGGCGCAGCGCAAACTGCATCGGCAACCTGAAGCAGCAGGCAACGGCGCTGCGCTCCTATGCCGCGGACAACCGGGAAATTCTGCCGCCTTTTGACGGCGGCGGCGTGGCGGACATCGCCTGGCGTTATGTGAAATGGCAGGACTTCATTTATCCGTACATGGGTTACGGCGGCCCGGTGCGGCAGCAGATTTCCCTGAACGAAGACCATTCGCAGCCGCTGCCGCAGTTCGCCTGCCCGGCACAGGCGGACGATCTCATGTACCACTACGGCCTCAACTACTATCTGGGACAGGCCGAGAACGGCAGCGGAAAATGTTCCGGACACATCCTCAAGGTGAAATTCGCTTCGATGCGCATGCTGATCATGGACCGCGACGACGCCATGTCGAATTCGTCCTACCGCAAAAAAACCTATGTTCACGAAAATATGGCCTGGGAATCCGGGATGCCGGTGCCGCTTCTGCGGCATCCGCGCGGCAGCCGGAACGCGGCTTTCCTCGACGGCCATGTCGGAAACATTGATTATTATGCCATGCCGTCCAACCGCGAAACCTCGTTCTGGGGAGCCAATGCCGCAGCGAAAGGATACGCTTTCTGA
- a CDS encoding GntR family transcriptional regulator, with protein sequence MKPDKLTIVRNKILDLLESGEVPACEKLPVTRDLAAATGISLLIVQSAVESLSNEGVLYKVPRHGVYVHPDWRDRVLQRNVFFFDPLYELPYREELIGRMRSEFPNLRVVTGFRRGIFELRTTGYLQSHHAEYADLTEIFRAVFPDDADFTGTPFEACRMNGRQIGLPLIFSPRVMFYNPKLLAAANVPEPVPGWSWEQFRTSLAAFRPLLPPEKRYYWKAEPFLWMNYIRRAGGTLIDPSAADPVRIDTEETRRGLSAIRTLLRENDIPFVPQLPNYWERFIGGELPFLMQPREFLPLLDRAGCRDWKTAPLPAFPGGIDTTVQATDIFCVRRECADMHTAAGLVRLLLGKSFQNYLAGIRYGIPIRISAMRRSLNPLEPADRLFLTEIPKMTTTYNLYDSTLYHLAVTGINRILAGENDIAGGTSELAAMTRTFLKLRPPAGRIPQQGPVRSELFFS encoded by the coding sequence ATGAAGCCGGACAAACTGACCATCGTGCGGAACAAGATCCTCGATCTGCTGGAATCCGGCGAGGTTCCCGCGTGCGAAAAACTGCCGGTGACCCGCGACCTGGCGGCGGCGACCGGAATCTCCCTGCTCATCGTGCAGAGCGCAGTGGAGTCGCTGTCGAACGAAGGAGTGCTCTACAAAGTTCCGCGCCACGGCGTATACGTCCATCCGGATTGGCGGGACCGCGTCCTGCAGCGGAACGTCTTCTTCTTCGACCCGCTCTACGAACTGCCCTACCGCGAAGAGCTGATCGGCCGGATGAGGAGTGAATTTCCGAATCTCCGGGTGGTTACCGGCTTCCGGCGCGGAATCTTCGAACTGCGCACGACCGGATACCTGCAGTCGCATCATGCGGAATACGCGGACCTTACCGAAATCTTCCGGGCGGTGTTTCCCGACGATGCGGATTTCACCGGCACGCCGTTCGAAGCATGCCGGATGAACGGCAGGCAGATCGGACTGCCGCTGATTTTCTCTCCCCGCGTCATGTTCTACAATCCGAAGCTGCTCGCTGCCGCAAACGTGCCCGAACCGGTTCCCGGCTGGAGCTGGGAACAGTTCCGCACCTCGCTGGCAGCCTTCCGGCCGCTGCTGCCGCCGGAAAAACGCTACTATTGGAAAGCGGAACCGTTTCTCTGGATGAACTACATCCGGCGGGCGGGCGGAACGCTGATCGATCCCTCCGCCGCCGACCCGGTGCGGATCGATACGGAGGAGACGCGACGCGGACTTTCCGCCATTCGTACGCTCCTGCGGGAAAACGATATCCCGTTCGTACCGCAGCTGCCGAATTACTGGGAGCGTTTCATCGGCGGCGAACTGCCGTTCCTCATGCAGCCGCGCGAATTTCTGCCCCTGCTCGACCGCGCCGGCTGCCGGGACTGGAAAACCGCGCCGCTGCCGGCATTTCCCGGCGGAATCGACACCACGGTCCAGGCGACTGACATCTTCTGCGTCCGCCGCGAATGCGCCGACATGCACACGGCCGCCGGGCTGGTGCGGCTGCTGCTCGGCAAAAGCTTCCAGAACTACCTGGCCGGAATCCGTTACGGCATCCCGATCCGGATTTCCGCCATGCGGCGGTCGCTCAATCCGCTCGAGCCGGCCGACCGGCTTTTCCTGACGGAAATTCCGAAGATGACCACGACCTACAATCTCTACGACAGCACCCTGTACCACCTGGCGGTGACCGGCATCAACCGGATTCTGGCCGGAGAAAACGATATCGCCGGCGGGACCTCTGAACTGGCCGCCATGACCCGCACCTTCCTCAAACTGCGGCCGCCGGCCGGCCGCATCCCGCAGCAGGGTCCGGTCCGCAGCGAACTGTTTTTTTCATAA
- a CDS encoding MBL fold metallo-hydrolase — translation MMKFVTLGTSHGDPTRERFNTSTLLDAEECGILFDAGAPVNALLIRRGVPFGRLRHLFVTHMHEDHIGGIPGLLKSFVKYPVPGQRLTVHLPEEAGIEAILGFLRATHRMPPEELVGFDVLSPGAVYRENGVTVRAVPTRHMENEGLSGVPSFGFCIESEGSRVIYTGDLRFDFADFPRGEFKQPAGCICECTHFPLERAVEVLGALPVRKLVCTHVADRWHGGEGEAEFRRLASALPFPVALAHDGDEFLF, via the coding sequence ATGATGAAATTTGTCACCCTCGGCACGAGCCACGGCGATCCGACGCGCGAACGCTTCAACACGTCGACGCTGCTCGACGCCGAGGAGTGCGGAATTCTGTTCGATGCGGGCGCTCCGGTCAATGCGCTGCTGATCCGGCGCGGGGTGCCGTTCGGAAGGCTCCGGCATTTGTTCGTGACCCATATGCATGAAGATCATATCGGCGGGATTCCGGGGCTGCTGAAGTCGTTCGTCAAGTATCCGGTCCCTGGGCAGAGGCTGACGGTGCATCTGCCGGAGGAGGCCGGTATCGAAGCGATTCTCGGTTTCCTTCGCGCGACGCACCGGATGCCGCCGGAGGAGCTGGTCGGGTTCGACGTGCTCTCTCCCGGCGCCGTGTACCGGGAAAACGGCGTGACGGTCCGGGCCGTTCCGACCCGGCATATGGAGAACGAGGGGCTTTCCGGCGTGCCGAGCTTCGGCTTCTGTATCGAGTCGGAGGGGAGCCGCGTGATTTATACCGGGGATCTCCGGTTCGATTTCGCCGATTTTCCGCGAGGCGAGTTCAAACAGCCCGCCGGCTGCATCTGCGAATGCACGCATTTTCCGTTGGAACGGGCGGTGGAGGTGCTGGGTGCCCTGCCGGTCCGCAAACTGGTCTGCACGCATGTCGCCGACCGCTGGCACGGCGGGGAGGGAGAGGCGGAGTTCCGCCGTCTGGCCTCGGCGCTGCCGTTTCCGGTTGCGCTGGCGCACGACGGGGACGAGTTTCTATTTTAA
- a CDS encoding YkvA family protein codes for MKRLAAASAGRAREWLCAPAGNDFGIAGFRCWKFWAVLAFYLGGFLLLVRDPFFLRGGAFSYQQGMVTLLLAFVIVAALCWEMMLFGPPRGANLLLQFMMCLPAFLFVARITAAPSMPPADVGVISLTVDGIGKFRQWLGIGRLLEYIPFWIRDLFANWQVTLFFMVVMGALSFRRTGVRLSLLVLLLAIEFFAVFAGRGSAPDWLLGGTICLLAGMGLQFCRCDRIVYYENVVDRLSAAPCDESALRAILRIAAQGREDGRVSEEGVRRIVKSEYGSLGNFSAAEFGCIASELTGRILYEYRIMHLSGGADGVFLIPAPNLCRCETLLGGLSVWPRVIFTLLAAVVWVLLPVDLIPDSIPFVGALDDVTVTILSGIVLRNAMENSR; via the coding sequence ATGAAACGTCTTGCGGCGGCTTCGGCCGGGCGTGCGCGGGAGTGGCTGTGCGCACCGGCCGGAAACGATTTCGGCATTGCGGGTTTCCGCTGCTGGAAATTCTGGGCGGTGCTTGCGTTCTATCTCGGCGGATTCCTGCTGCTGGTCCGCGACCCGTTCTTCCTGCGCGGCGGCGCTTTCTCGTACCAGCAGGGAATGGTGACGCTGCTGCTCGCCTTTGTGATTGTGGCGGCGCTCTGCTGGGAGATGATGCTGTTCGGGCCGCCGCGCGGCGCGAACCTGCTGCTGCAGTTCATGATGTGCCTGCCCGCTTTTCTGTTTGTCGCCCGGATCACGGCGGCGCCCTCCATGCCTCCGGCCGATGTCGGAGTGATCTCGCTGACGGTGGACGGAATCGGGAAATTCCGGCAGTGGCTCGGCATCGGCCGGCTGCTCGAGTACATTCCGTTCTGGATTCGCGACCTCTTTGCGAACTGGCAGGTCACGCTGTTCTTCATGGTTGTCATGGGAGCGCTGAGCTTCCGCCGGACCGGGGTGCGGCTGTCGCTGCTGGTTCTGCTGCTGGCGATCGAGTTTTTCGCGGTGTTCGCCGGAAGAGGTTCGGCGCCGGACTGGCTGCTCGGAGGGACGATCTGCCTGCTGGCAGGCATGGGGCTGCAGTTCTGCCGCTGCGACCGCATCGTCTATTACGAGAATGTCGTCGACCGGCTTTCGGCCGCTCCGTGCGACGAATCGGCGCTGCGGGCGATTCTGCGGATCGCGGCGCAGGGACGCGAGGACGGCCGGGTTTCGGAGGAGGGAGTCCGGCGCATCGTCAAAAGTGAATACGGCTCCCTCGGGAATTTTTCCGCCGCGGAGTTCGGCTGCATCGCGTCGGAGCTGACCGGCCGGATTCTCTACGAGTACCGGATCATGCACCTGTCGGGAGGCGCCGACGGCGTGTTCCTGATTCCGGCGCCGAACCTCTGCCGCTGCGAGACGCTGCTCGGCGGGCTCTCGGTCTGGCCGCGCGTCATTTTCACGCTGCTGGCGGCGGTCGTCTGGGTGCTGCTGCCGGTCGACCTGATTCCGGATTCGATTCCGTTTGTCGGTGCGCTTGACGATGTGACGGTCACGATCCTCTCCGGCATCGTGCTCCGGAACGCCATGGAGAACAGCCGGTGA
- a CDS encoding lipocalin family protein gives MIWQEESIPAVRNFSLKRYLGRWYEIARLPHRFERGMSCVRADYAEAADGLVAIENSGVRNGKFHSISGKARPKGDETVGELMVNFFGPFEGEYRIIRLDPAYTRAVVAGAGRKYLWFLAREPYLKLDELEELREFALTNGFDIDELEYPPQRFCLETP, from the coding sequence ATGATCTGGCAGGAGGAGTCGATTCCGGCGGTCCGGAATTTTTCCCTGAAACGTTATCTCGGGCGCTGGTACGAAATCGCACGGCTGCCCCACCGGTTCGAGCGGGGCATGTCCTGCGTCCGGGCCGATTACGCCGAAGCGGCGGACGGTCTGGTTGCAATCGAAAACAGCGGCGTGCGCAACGGAAAATTTCACAGCATCTCCGGCAAAGCCAGGCCGAAAGGCGACGAGACGGTCGGAGAGCTGATGGTCAACTTCTTCGGTCCGTTCGAAGGCGAATACCGCATCATCCGTCTCGACCCGGCGTACACGCGGGCGGTCGTTGCCGGAGCCGGCCGGAAATACCTGTGGTTCCTCGCCCGCGAACCGTATTTGAAGCTCGACGAACTCGAAGAGCTGCGCGAATTCGCCCTGACCAACGGTTTCGACATCGACGAACTCGAATATCCGCCGCAGCGGTTCTGCCTCGAAACGCCATGA
- the rpmE gene encoding 50S ribosomal protein L31, protein MKKDIHPKYEDAVVTCACGEVWHIKSTRPEYKVGICAKCHPFFTGKQKFVDTAGRIDKFNRRYKKA, encoded by the coding sequence ATGAAAAAGGACATCCATCCGAAGTACGAAGATGCCGTCGTGACCTGCGCGTGCGGTGAAGTCTGGCATATCAAATCCACCCGCCCCGAGTACAAGGTCGGTATCTGCGCGAAGTGCCACCCGTTTTTCACCGGCAAGCAGAAATTCGTCGACACGGCGGGCCGTATCGACAAATTCAACCGCCGTTACAAGAAGGCGTAA
- the prfA gene encoding peptide chain release factor 1, with product MEPEDIAGYIDNLRGRFAELEERMADPAIYARGAEFRSVSQEHRKLGALFEKFESWKKALSELADNREMLTVEEDGEMRDLLTADIASLEEKSTKLEEEIQVSLLPPDPNDAKNIIVEIKPAAGGDEAALFAGELFRAYLHFAEKQGWKVEILDQSDTDLGGIKDVSFSLSGCDVFSLMKYESGVHRVQRVPATEAGGRIHTSTVTVAVMPEAEEVELDIRPEDLRFDVFRSSGPGGQCVNTTDSAVRVTHIPTGLSVASQQEKSQHRNKEIALRILYARMLEHKQQEEASKQAADKRSQVGTGDRSERIRTYNFPQNRVTDHRYNVSTFDLPKLMEGELNLILDQILMIVCEQRLEQLRHA from the coding sequence ATGGAACCAGAAGACATCGCCGGATATATCGATAACCTGCGCGGCCGTTTCGCCGAGCTTGAGGAACGCATGGCCGACCCGGCCATCTACGCCAGGGGAGCGGAATTCCGCAGTGTTTCCCAGGAGCACCGCAAACTCGGCGCGCTCTTTGAAAAATTCGAAAGCTGGAAGAAGGCCCTCTCCGAACTCGCCGACAACCGCGAAATGCTGACCGTCGAGGAGGACGGCGAAATGCGCGACCTTCTCACCGCCGACATCGCGTCGCTCGAAGAAAAGTCGACGAAGCTCGAGGAAGAGATTCAGGTCTCCCTGCTGCCGCCCGATCCGAATGACGCCAAAAACATCATCGTCGAGATCAAACCGGCCGCGGGCGGCGACGAAGCCGCCCTCTTCGCGGGGGAGCTTTTCCGCGCTTATCTGCACTTTGCCGAAAAACAGGGTTGGAAGGTTGAGATTCTCGACCAGTCCGACACGGATCTCGGCGGCATCAAGGACGTGTCGTTCTCGCTCTCCGGATGCGACGTCTTTTCGCTGATGAAATACGAATCCGGCGTCCACCGGGTTCAACGGGTTCCGGCGACCGAGGCGGGCGGGCGCATCCACACCTCGACGGTCACGGTCGCGGTCATGCCGGAGGCCGAGGAGGTCGAACTCGACATCCGGCCGGAAGACCTGCGTTTCGACGTGTTCCGTTCGAGCGGCCCCGGCGGCCAGTGCGTGAACACGACCGACTCGGCCGTGCGGGTAACCCACATCCCGACCGGACTCTCCGTGGCGAGCCAGCAGGAGAAGTCCCAGCACCGCAACAAGGAGATCGCACTGCGCATTCTGTACGCCCGGATGCTTGAGCACAAACAGCAGGAAGAGGCCAGCAAGCAGGCCGCCGACAAACGCTCCCAGGTCGGCACCGGCGACCGCAGCGAGCGAATCCGCACCTACAACTTCCCGCAGAACCGCGTCACCGATCACCGCTACAACGTCAGTACCTTCGACCTGCCGAAGCTGATGGAGGGCGAGCTGAACCTGATTCTCGACCAGATTCTCATGATCGTCTGCGAACAGCGCCTCGAACAGCTCCGCCACGCCTGA
- a CDS encoding sensor histidine kinase, which translates to MAVTKNFLDRFSARLDDIDAGSRQAYILRLMKERGFLETVFNAIEEGILVIDRHLLIRYHNRAAREILALPDDLSEVRVSQLLQGVDWLRILGSDEKEWVKVARQELEIMYPVRRFIQFYLVPYPEDAALATVIVRDVTESRARTMSDLENEKGQAVSMLAAGVAHEIGNPLNSLYLNLQMLDRAFAGGEELSKGEAADMINACKSEVERLDSIIQGFLTALRPGRPQFAPVDIAGLVLEVLNFMRPEIEARLVTVTCEWGKGKQTVQGDAGQLKQVFYNVIRNAVQAMQNGGTLLIRSYADPEYLTVEFVDSGCGITPEELSTMFLAFKSNRSGGNGIGTMVVERICREHGAEFGLRSIPGKGTVFQIRFPFGGRRVRLLPSPDMPAEEGKREL; encoded by the coding sequence ATGGCGGTAACGAAAAATTTTCTGGATCGCTTCAGCGCCCGGCTCGACGATATCGACGCCGGCAGCCGGCAGGCGTATATTCTGCGGCTCATGAAGGAACGCGGATTTCTCGAGACGGTTTTCAACGCGATCGAGGAGGGAATCCTCGTGATCGACCGCCATTTGCTGATCCGCTATCACAACCGGGCGGCGCGGGAGATTCTGGCGCTGCCGGACGACCTGTCCGAAGTCCGGGTGTCGCAGCTGCTGCAGGGGGTCGACTGGCTGCGGATTCTCGGCTCCGATGAAAAGGAGTGGGTGAAGGTCGCGCGCCAGGAGCTCGAGATCATGTATCCTGTGCGCCGGTTTATTCAATTCTATCTGGTTCCGTATCCGGAAGATGCGGCGCTTGCCACGGTGATCGTCCGCGACGTGACCGAGAGCCGCGCCCGCACCATGAGCGATCTTGAGAACGAAAAGGGGCAGGCGGTATCGATGCTGGCGGCCGGCGTCGCCCATGAGATCGGCAATCCGCTCAACAGCCTCTATCTGAATTTGCAGATGCTCGACCGCGCCTTTGCGGGCGGCGAGGAGTTGTCGAAGGGCGAGGCGGCGGATATGATCAACGCCTGCAAATCCGAAGTGGAGCGGCTCGACAGCATCATTCAGGGCTTTCTGACCGCGCTGCGTCCGGGCAGGCCGCAGTTTGCGCCGGTGGATATTGCCGGACTTGTTCTGGAGGTGTTGAACTTCATGCGTCCGGAGATCGAGGCGCGGCTGGTCACCGTCACCTGCGAATGGGGGAAGGGCAAGCAGACGGTCCAGGGAGATGCCGGGCAGCTCAAGCAGGTGTTCTACAACGTGATCCGCAACGCGGTACAGGCGATGCAGAACGGCGGAACGCTGCTGATCCGGAGCTATGCCGATCCGGAGTATCTGACGGTTGAGTTCGTCGATTCCGGCTGCGGCATCACACCGGAGGAGCTCAGCACCATGTTTCTCGCTTTCAAATCGAACCGTTCCGGCGGGAACGGCATCGGCACGATGGTCGTCGAGCGGATCTGCCGCGAACACGGCGCGGAATTCGGGCTGCGGTCGATTCCCGGCAAAGGCACCGTGTTTCAGATCCGCTTCCCGTTCGGGGGGCGGAGGGTGCGGCTGCTTCCGTCGCCGGATATGCCGGCGGAAGAAGGGAAGAGGGAATTATGA